In Oscillatoria sp. FACHB-1406, the sequence CGCATGGAATCGCACGGATTAGCCGGAAGTATTCAAGTGACGGCAAAAACCTATCATTTATTGAAAGAACTTTTTGAGTTTGAGGAGAGAGGACTGATTCAAATTAAGGGAAAAGGCGAAATTGAGACTTATCTATTAACAGGAAAAAAGAAGATAATTTATAATTCGTAATTCGTAATTTGCGGTCATCGATCTTGCCGAAATGCCGAAATGTAATTCGTAATAATTACCCCATGAATCAAGTCCTACCAATTCCCAATCGCGATGCACTAAATTCTTTTGCTGTAGGGGCAGCCACATTGTTATACCCTCTTCGGGAATCGTACAAAATCAATGAGAATTGGTATCAGGTGCTTGAAATGCGATGCTAGGAATTTATTTGTTTTCCAGAACTGAAGTTAGTTGCTCTAAAAACCGTATTATAGGGCTACGCAACTCGCTTAGAATATTGAGTAGCGGGCAGTTCCACCTCCAAAGGCTTGGTAAGTAGCATTATAATTAAGTTTGCCAGTAATTACGAATTACGAATTACGAATTACGAATTATGTTGACATTCTTACTCGATCCACTCCACTATGAATTTATCCGCCACGCGATCGCGATTGGCTTAATCGTCGGTATTCTTTGCCCCTTCGTCGGCACTTATTTAATCGTGCAGCGCATGGCTTTACTCGGCGATGTAATTGCCCATTGCGTCTTACCGGGACTCTCGATTTCCTTCTTTCTCGGCATCGATATTCTCATCGGTGCGTTTATTTCCGGGATATTAGGTTCCCTCGCGATCGCAGGAATTCGCACTCAATCCCGCGTTAAAGTTGATGCAGCAATGGCATTGACATTTTCGAGCTTTTTTGCATTAGGGATCGCTTTGATTACTGTGTTGCAAAATAAGCTGGATTTAGATAGTTTTTTATTCGGCGATATCTTAGGTGTAACCCAAACCGATATTTTACGAACCTTCTGTATTGCAGTACCGATTTTACTCGCGATTAAACTCTTTTATAAAGAACTCTTATTCTACACCTTCGATCGCACCGGCGCGCAAGCAATGGGTTTACCGGTCAACACAATTCACCTCGGCTTCATGGCAGCAATTACCCTGACTATTATTGCCAGTATGCAAGCCGTTGGCGTTATCCTTGTCATTTCCCTCCTCGTCGGCCCCGCTTTAACGGCTTACCTCCTCGTTAAAGAACTGCATCAAATGATGTTTGTCGGAGCAATCTTCGGTACTTTGTCCAGTATTACCGGCGTTTATCTGAGCTATTATACTAATCTTCCTTCCGGCCCCGCGATCGTTTTAGTATCCTCCAGTTTCTTCGTTTTGGTATTATTATTTAGCCCCGATCGAGGCCTACTAACGAACAGTCGTTTGTTAACTCAGAAACGCAATATGAGTTGAAATTAAGCTTTAAAAATATTGAACGATCGAACAGTCTCCGATGACGCACATTTTGCTAAAAGGGATAAACCAATCGCAGCAGAGAACGAGGTTTTGAAAAATAGTCCACAGTTGAGTCGATGCAGTAGGGTGCGTTAGCAAAGCGTAACGCACCGCTATATTGACTTAAATTTCAAGTTCGTAAATCCGTTGCAACATCATACTAATTGGAATCTGTATCTTACTCGAAAGAAAAACGCTATATCCCTTGTAGTTCATAGGATGAATCGCAATCTCAATTAATGCGATATAACCCTCATTCAACTGGAGTGCTTGTCCTCGCTACCGCACGCACCGACAGCAAAGCTTAACAAGTCGCCCGGTTTGATATTGCGCTCTTGAATGCGTATTAGAAACGGAGAGGGAGGGATTTGAACCCTCGAAGACGTTGCCGCCTTAACGGTTTTCGAGACCGTCGCATTCAACCACTCTGCCACCTCTCCAAGGTGCTGGCCTGGTTTAGTATAGCATAAAATTTGCTGAGTAATTGACAATTCGTTCGGCTCTGCCCAACGAGGGATGTGATGTAACGAAAAAAGATTAGGCTTCAACAGAGCAATGAACGGCTGCGAACGTTATCCATTGTCAATTATCCAAGACGTTATCCATTATCCATTGTCAATTATCAATTGTCCATTATCAATCTTGCTCGGAGAGGGTTTGCCAGCCTTTTTGGGGAGTCCATTGTAGGGGATTGTCGCGGGTGAGGGTGTAACGTTGCACGTTGGGGGGAACGGTTGCGAAAGAGGGCGCGATCGCAACTTTCGGTTTAAATTGCTTTAAAACTTCAGTCGGTAACGGTTTTCCCCACCAAAGCAGCGTCTCGATAGGCGAGGTGGGAGGAGCGATTTTGCTGGGGATAGCCAAGCTTGCATCGACAAATAACATTTTTTGCGCCCCAATCTGCAATTGCAAAACGGGCGGTTGCACGCTGAGAATTTGAATCGCGGTTGTGCCGATTCGCTCGGTTTGTCCGATTTTTAAGGGCTGGTATGTTATGTTTTGAGGTTCATCAGCGGGAGTTTTCGCAGGCTCTACACTGCTTAAGAGCTTATTTACTTTTAAATTTGAGATAACTTCTTTCCAACCGCTTTTCAGGGGATTGACTGGCGCGATCGCGAAATCGAGGCGGTTGATGCCGCGATCGCGCAAAAATGGAATCAGGGTATAACGGGCGCTATCTTCATCGGGATTCGCAATCGCAACCGCTTTACCTTTATCGCGAAGCAGGAGAACAGGTAGAGGACGTTCCGGCAAAATTGCAACTTGCACTCCTGTAAAATGTTGATAGCCCAGAGGAAGCAACACCGCCGTCAAAGCAGCCAGGATTGGTAGCAACCAACGCTTTTGCAACGCAGGCAACAGCCAAATCCCCACAATTGCCCCATAAACAAACAGCAGTTGCCCGAGGGTAATCGTTCCCACTGCCCAAGCACTTCCCGGCAAGCGATTAAAAATTTCCACGATCGCGATTAACCCCCGTAAGGGATAATCGAGTAGCCACGCGATCGCGCTTCCCGCCGGTGGAAACGCCAACGC encodes:
- a CDS encoding metal ABC transporter permease, coding for MLTFLLDPLHYEFIRHAIAIGLIVGILCPFVGTYLIVQRMALLGDVIAHCVLPGLSISFFLGIDILIGAFISGILGSLAIAGIRTQSRVKVDAAMALTFSSFFALGIALITVLQNKLDLDSFLFGDILGVTQTDILRTFCIAVPILLAIKLFYKELLFYTFDRTGAQAMGLPVNTIHLGFMAAITLTIIASMQAVGVILVISLLVGPALTAYLLVKELHQMMFVGAIFGTLSSITGVYLSYYTNLPSGPAIVLVSSSFFVLVLLFSPDRGLLTNSRLLTQKRNMS